A window from Rhineura floridana isolate rRhiFlo1 chromosome 19, rRhiFlo1.hap2, whole genome shotgun sequence encodes these proteins:
- the CDK2AP1 gene encoding cyclin-dependent kinase 2-associated protein 1 isoform X2, translating to MAGSGQYRHLINDYGPPSLGYTQGGQGTSSSQVPQSKYAELLAIIEELGKEIRPTYAGSKSAMERLKRGIIHARGLVRECLAETERNARS from the exons ATGGCAGGCTCAGGGCAATACAGACATCTTATAAATGACTATGGACCCCCGTCTCTAGGGTACACACAAGGAGGGCAG GGAACAAGTAGCAGTCAAGTACCACAGAGCAAGTACGCGGAACTTTTGGCCATTATAGAAGAATTAGGAAAAGAAATTAGGCCTACATATGCTGGAAGTAAAAGTGCCATGGAAAGGCTAAAACGAG GCATAATTCACGCAAGAGGACTAGTTAGAGAGTGTTTGGCAGAGACTGAGCGGAATGCAAGATCCTAG